The genomic interval AACTTGTAAATGGTACTAAAATGTATACAGATCGCAATTATAAGATCACCTCAATACCAGCTTATCTGCAAGGCGCATCATTTATTCAAACAGCAAATGATGACAAGGGTGAAACGAACTCTTTGTGGCTCACCACATTCATGAAAAAACCTGTAGTAGTGTATATTGCCTATGACGTGCGGGCTAAAATCCTACCGGACTGGCTCAACGAATGGCATAAAACGGGTGACATTATTCGCACTACCGATCCGGGACCTGGCAATATGGAAGTATATAGTAAAACGTTAGAATACTGGCAGCAATATCCAAGACCGTTTATACTGGGGGCAAACCTGGCGAGTCCGGCAAAGGGATCCAATATGAATTATCTGGTAATTGCAGTACCAGTGCCTGCAAGCAAGAATTTAGAAGCAGAAGATGCAAAGGTTTTCGGCGCAAAAGTAGCCAATGACCATGTTGGATACAGCGGAAGGGGTTTTGTAGATTTTGTGAATCAAAAGCAGGATTATATTGAATGGACTACACAGACTGAGGTTCCGGGTACTTATAACTTCGGGTTTCAGTTTGCAAACGGGGACAAAATCAGCCGGTCATTACGGCTGACCATTGATGATATACTGATAGGAACATCTAATTTTATACCATTATCTGCAAATTGGAACAACTGGGCGTTTTATTCAGGTGAAAAAGCATATTTAAAACCCGGAACACATAAAATCCGGATAACCGCTAACGGAAGCAGCGGCCCAAACATTGATTATCTGATCGTTAATTTCAACTCTGATTATCCGGAGCAAACGCTTCCCGGTAGCTATGCACGCACGACGGCACCTGATTTTGAAATTGTAAACCCGCTTATTGAATCACGACCTATGGCATATCCAAATCCATTTGTAAGCAGCACAACTATAACCTATGTCCTGCCTGAAACAGCAGCGGTGAATTTAACCGTTTATACGATTCAGGGCCAGAAGCAAGCCGTATTAGTTGATCAGGTGCAGGCCGCGGGGAAATACGAGGTGAAGTTTAATGCTGGCGACCAGATAACCGGATCAGGATCATACCTTTATCATTTAAAACAAGGAAATACGGTTAGCGTTGGAAAACTTATTAAACAATAGTTTTGAGATAAAATATTTAACAGCTTTGAAACATAGAGAGCTACTTCGTTTGTTCATGATTTGTGAACAGATGAAGCAGCTCTTTTGATCAAAAATTCAATACGTTTTTATTACTTCGTTACTAAAAGCTTCACCACTTCTATGAAAACGTCTGACTGGATTTTTAGTACATAAATCCCTTCGGCCAAACGCAGGGAAGAAATATCTATCTCCGCTTTTACGCCTGATTTTTGTGCTTCTGGCTGTTGGATGGGATACGTCGTGCCTGACAGAGCTGTTAGCTGTAAACTGACTTTTCCCGAATGGCGGTCCGATACTTCAACCGTAAATAGTTTGCTGGCTGGGTTAGGATAGATTTTGGAGGTGACGATCTCTTCTGTTTCTTTTCCAAAAACCTCCTGGCTGATCCTGGCAACAGGCTTTATTACCGGTGAATATTCGACAATCAGCTGCGGTTGACTGGCCGTATTTTCCCGGCTGTTAAGGGTCACCTGACTGTTCTGGTTTGTTGGGTTTGTCAGGAAAATACTGGCTGTTTTGTCACCTGATGCTTGTGCTTTGATAAAAGTGGTGACATTGATCTCATAATATTTTGCATTATTGTCAACCAAAACAGAACCCAGAATGGCACCCGAGCTGGCCGGGGCAGTATCCCAGTTGATTCCGGTTTCACTCCACACGTCATTATTAACTCCATAAGCAGCTACATTGACACTGCTGTTATTCTGTGAATTAAGCCCATAAAATCTCAGTTTGGCCGTACTTACCTGGCCTATGTCAGTCAATGGAAATTTGAAGTAAACATTACGCTGATAGCTTGGAAGGCCTCCTGATTTAATTTCAAGATTGGCAGCGGAACCAAAATTGGTGGACGAGTAAGGCGTATTGCGGACAGTTGCATCGGCTATCGGACTAAGTATTGACTGCTGGACAGACACAACCTCAATGGCAGATATGAGAGGGCTGCCAGAAGCACCTGCCGAAAAATCAATGTTAAGCACTCCGTCCGTTACAGTTACGGTAAACGCTTCCTGTCTGGCACGCATGGCACCGCCCGCTGCTGCAAAAATATCATAATTGTTTAGCTTTCTGCTGCCTTCAATATTCACGTTAAAACGGCGTTTATTGGTTCCCGGTGAGCCGCCCTTGCCTGGTACGCCCCAGAAAAGCTCAGCAAAATGCAGTACAACGCTCACGGTTCCACTAGTTACAGGAATGCTGTAACTGAAAGAAGCACCGACACGCGCGTTGCGATAGAGTTCATCATCTGTGGTATTCAGGATGTCACCAGAGGTAATTGAAGAAATCTTTGAAGTGCCGCTGAAATACTGGTCAGCTGTAAATTGCCGGTTCGAAGAAGCCATAAATGAACTTCCACCGGAATTAATGCGGAAACTGGTTTCTGGCTCAGGATCTACTCCGATATTCTGAAAGAAATAAACGGAACCTGCATCAACCAGCTTATTTTGTTCCTGTGCATCATCATCATCATAAGGTGCCCCTACCAGGATATTTCTTCCGCTGACAGATACTGAAAAGCCAAAGCGGTCATCGGAACCCGGAACCGCAGCA from Dyadobacter sp. NIV53 carries:
- a CDS encoding T9SS type A sorting domain-containing protein yields the protein MKKLLPYCLLRAACRSFLLLIMLLSGNLPQLFAQSGLLPFRDDFNRSTLGANWKTDFGWSIQSGSAYSPYDAGNLITDLNYAADSYIIETSAMGFTGSYWREFRITFGQDDVDDQKTYVLNYGPGTDGLLSLGRATDNIFYPDPLDQTSIYPALAQAQWYKFKIARYKSGLIQVYLDQGSGYGTLPVLEAIDSAYQQLGHFGWTISTQTAGEDFYVDWIEARKPEIEKPAVLEKPVEDDLITQVSAASGKVYKVAKLVNGTKMYTDRNYKITSIPAYLQGASFIQTANDDKGETNSLWLTTFMKKPVVVYIAYDVRAKILPDWLNEWHKTGDIIRTTDPGPGNMEVYSKTLEYWQQYPRPFILGANLASPAKGSNMNYLVIAVPVPASKNLEAEDAKVFGAKVANDHVGYSGRGFVDFVNQKQDYIEWTTQTEVPGTYNFGFQFANGDKISRSLRLTIDDILIGTSNFIPLSANWNNWAFYSGEKAYLKPGTHKIRITANGSSGPNIDYLIVNFNSDYPEQTLPGSYARTTAPDFEIVNPLIESRPMAYPNPFVSSTTITYVLPETAAVNLTVYTIQGQKQAVLVDQVQAAGKYEVKFNAGDQITGSGSYLYHLKQGNTVSVGKLIKQ